In Candidatus Vicinibacter proximus, the following are encoded in one genomic region:
- the gldF gene encoding gliding motility-associated ABC transporter permease subunit GldF: MWTIFRKEISGFFSLLIGYVVIGIFILIMGLMMWVFPDYSILYFNYASLDQLFIMAPIIFMFMIPAITMRSFSEEIQNGTLEILITKPITETQIVLGKFFACLGLVAIALLPTLFYFYSVYQLGSPVGNMDTGAVIGSYIGLLFLAASCTAIGLFISAVSKNQIIAFLLAICLIFIFYYGFYFFSKLPIFFGKTDDVIQRIGMDYHYNSISRGSLDSRDIIYFLSLIGLFIWLNISWLKNRFF, translated from the coding sequence ATGTGGACGATTTTTAGAAAAGAAATTTCCGGCTTTTTTAGTCTGCTCATTGGCTATGTTGTAATTGGCATATTTATTTTGATCATGGGGTTAATGATGTGGGTATTCCCTGATTACAGCATCCTATATTTTAATTATGCTTCCCTGGACCAATTGTTTATTATGGCACCTATAATTTTCATGTTTATGATTCCAGCCATAACGATGAGATCATTTTCAGAAGAAATTCAAAATGGGACCTTAGAAATTTTGATTACTAAACCCATCACCGAAACTCAGATTGTTTTAGGCAAATTTTTTGCATGTCTTGGCCTTGTTGCGATTGCATTACTTCCCACCCTGTTCTATTTCTATTCGGTATATCAACTTGGATCTCCCGTTGGAAATATGGATACAGGTGCTGTAATAGGATCCTACATAGGCCTGCTCTTTTTAGCAGCCTCCTGTACTGCCATCGGCTTATTTATTTCGGCTGTATCCAAAAACCAGATCATAGCTTTTCTCCTGGCTATTTGCTTGATTTTTATTTTTTACTATGGCTTTTACTTTTTCAGTAAACTCCCTATATTTTTTGGAAAAACTGACGATGTCATCCAGAGAATCGGAATGGATTATCATTACAATTCCATCAGCCGGGGAAGCCTTGATAGTAGAGACATTATTTATTTTTTAAGTTTAATTGGATTATTCATTTGGCTTAACATAAGTTGGTTAAAAAATAGATTTTTCTAA
- the gldA gene encoding gliding motility-associated ABC transporter ATP-binding subunit GldA, producing the protein MSIQVEDLVKIYGSQRALNGISFTAEKGQILGFLGPNGAGKTTTMKILTGFLYPSSGKASVCGFDLTESPIEAKRKIGYLPEHNPLYKDMYIREYLLTFAKISHIQNPSKRVEELIEMTGLTKEQNKLIGSLSKGYRQRVGLSQALLHDPEVLILDEPTSGLDPNQIQDIRDLIRNFGKEKTLIFSTHIMQEVKALCDRVIIINNGNIVADDPIDMLQEKLTGRQIVHVEFNKEVPVDLLKNIPGVQSVKTNGKARYTLYSSSSEDLRGLLFNFSVQNNWIIYEMNKDKNSVEEVFSLLTKSTTKE; encoded by the coding sequence ATGTCCATTCAAGTCGAAGATCTAGTTAAAATTTATGGTAGCCAAAGGGCTTTGAATGGTATCAGTTTTACCGCAGAAAAAGGCCAGATACTTGGATTTCTAGGTCCAAACGGAGCAGGTAAAACCACCACCATGAAAATCCTCACAGGATTTCTCTACCCTAGCTCTGGAAAGGCTTCAGTTTGTGGATTCGATTTGACCGAATCCCCAATTGAAGCCAAAAGAAAAATTGGATATCTGCCGGAACACAATCCCTTGTACAAAGACATGTACATTAGAGAGTATCTGCTCACTTTTGCAAAAATCAGCCACATCCAAAATCCATCCAAACGGGTAGAGGAACTCATTGAAATGACCGGTCTCACGAAAGAGCAAAATAAATTAATAGGCTCTCTTTCCAAAGGATACCGCCAAAGAGTAGGACTAAGTCAGGCCTTGTTGCATGATCCTGAAGTTCTGATATTAGACGAACCAACCAGTGGCCTGGATCCAAATCAGATACAGGATATAAGAGATTTAATCAGAAATTTCGGCAAAGAAAAAACCCTGATATTTTCCACCCACATCATGCAGGAGGTTAAAGCACTTTGCGATCGCGTCATCATTATTAACAACGGTAACATTGTCGCAGATGACCCTATCGATATGTTGCAGGAGAAACTTACCGGAAGACAAATCGTCCATGTGGAATTCAATAAAGAAGTTCCGGTTGATTTACTAAAAAACATACCCGGTGTGCAGTCGGTTAAAACCAATGGAAAAGCGCGATACACCCTGTATTCAAGCTCCAGTGAGGATTTGCGTGGATTATTGTTTAATTTTAGCGTACAAAATAATTGGATCATCTACGAAATGAATAAGGACAAAAACAGTGTAGAAGAAGTGTTCAGTTTGCTGACTAAATCAACGACAAAGGAATAG
- the truB gene encoding tRNA pseudouridine(55) synthase TruB, with protein MDVDIGKKYQNELFCLVLYRPGCRINHLFAFKSLTLIATPKNIQEIDLSTGAVFLVNKPLRMTSFFVVDRIKRAIWRSSKQKIKIGHAGTLDPLASGLLILCTGRMTKKIDDYQAREKHYTGHFTLGASTPSYDLETEVIEFADPTGISLDALENCRKSFLGYQELVPPAHSAVKIGGKRAYTLARNGEEVVLAAKPIYISEMTINTEHFPRIGFSIHCTKGTYIRSIAHEFGRRLGNAAYLSALTRQKIGEYALEDAWELDELIKILNPFNPPLEP; from the coding sequence ATGGATGTTGACATTGGTAAGAAATACCAAAATGAATTATTTTGCCTGGTATTGTATCGTCCTGGGTGCAGGATTAATCATTTATTTGCTTTTAAATCGTTAACACTGATCGCAACACCCAAAAATATTCAAGAAATTGATTTATCTACAGGAGCTGTTTTTCTTGTAAACAAGCCATTGCGGATGACCTCATTTTTTGTTGTGGACCGCATTAAAAGAGCCATTTGGCGATCATCAAAACAAAAAATAAAAATTGGGCACGCCGGCACGCTCGACCCTTTAGCATCCGGGTTGTTGATATTGTGTACCGGCAGAATGACAAAAAAAATAGATGATTATCAAGCCCGTGAGAAACATTATACCGGACATTTCACATTGGGTGCTTCAACGCCAAGTTATGATCTAGAAACAGAAGTAATCGAATTTGCCGATCCAACAGGCATAAGCCTGGATGCATTGGAAAATTGTAGAAAATCATTTCTTGGCTATCAGGAATTAGTGCCCCCAGCCCATTCTGCCGTTAAGATAGGAGGCAAAAGAGCATATACACTGGCCAGGAACGGAGAAGAGGTAGTTTTGGCTGCTAAACCCATTTATATCTCTGAAATGACCATAAACACTGAACATTTTCCACGGATCGGCTTCAGCATTCATTGCACAAAAGGAACCTACATTCGCTCAATAGCCCACGAATTTGGGCGCAGACTGGGAAATGCCGCTTACCTTTCTGCTTTAACCAGGCAAAAAATTGGTGAATACGCTTTGGAGGACGCCTGGGAATTGGATGAACTGATCAAAATTCTTAATCCCTTTAATCCACCTTTGGAGCCCTGA
- a CDS encoding undecaprenyl-diphosphate phosphatase yields MSEYLIILILGIVQGLTEFLPVSSDGHLELAKYFLGDHSSAVDSLQLTVILHMATALSILFVFRKRILELIKGLFNSSDKTSKTFSTHILISMIPAAIVGLFFEKQVSELFNGKIMFVACMIFTNGLILMLGHYRTLATGSNSNWKSFMMGISQAVAILPGISRSGSTIATASLTNFERNEAISFSFLMVVPLILGKIAKDIMEGGMMVSSYSLSAVLLGFVTAFVTGVLACGWMLTLVRNTKMNYFAWYCIVLGAGLIIYLLLNR; encoded by the coding sequence ATGTCTGAATATCTGATTATTCTGATCCTTGGCATCGTTCAGGGATTGACGGAATTTTTACCGGTAAGTTCAGATGGGCATCTTGAGTTGGCCAAATATTTTTTGGGGGACCATTCTTCTGCCGTGGATAGCCTCCAGCTGACAGTGATTCTTCACATGGCAACTGCCTTGAGTATCCTATTTGTGTTTAGGAAAAGAATATTGGAATTGATAAAAGGTCTATTCAACTCTTCAGATAAAACTTCAAAAACTTTTAGCACCCATATCCTAATTTCCATGATACCCGCTGCAATTGTAGGACTGTTTTTTGAAAAACAGGTTAGCGAGTTATTCAATGGAAAAATCATGTTTGTCGCCTGCATGATCTTTACTAATGGTCTGATCCTTATGCTTGGGCATTACAGAACTTTAGCCACAGGGTCAAATAGCAATTGGAAATCTTTTATGATGGGGATCAGTCAGGCCGTAGCCATACTTCCCGGAATCAGCAGGTCTGGAAGTACAATTGCCACTGCAAGTCTTACCAATTTTGAGCGAAATGAGGCGATCAGCTTTTCTTTTTTGATGGTAGTACCATTAATTCTGGGTAAAATTGCAAAGGATATCATGGAAGGAGGGATGATGGTTTCTTCTTATTCACTTTCTGCCGTATTGTTGGGATTTGTAACCGCATTTGTTACCGGCGTGCTGGCATGTGGATGGATGTTGACATTGGTAAGAAATACCAAAATGAATTATTTTGCCTGGTATTGTATCGTCCTGGGTGCAGGATTAATCATTTATTTGCTTTTAAATCGTTAA
- a CDS encoding DUF3098 domain-containing protein produces MGESKSKKAPIKSNSAGEMDTQKVISSLKFNKSNEMTYGKSHIKIVLIGLGLIALGLLLMSGGWMPSPDVWDESIIYSTRRTVVAPIFIIAGLAVQVYAIFKD; encoded by the coding sequence ATGGGAGAATCGAAATCAAAAAAAGCACCCATAAAATCCAATTCTGCTGGAGAAATGGATACACAAAAAGTTATTTCTTCTTTAAAATTCAACAAATCCAATGAGATGACCTATGGTAAATCTCATATTAAGATTGTATTGATAGGCCTCGGCTTGATCGCATTAGGTTTATTGTTGATGTCAGGAGGATGGATGCCTTCCCCTGATGTTTGGGATGAAAGTATAATCTATTCTACAAGAAGAACTGTAGTTGCACCTATTTTTATCATTGCTGGACTTGCTGTGCAGGTTTATGCAATTTTCAAAGACTAA
- a CDS encoding glycosyltransferase, giving the protein MSLNKAHLKLKPISICITTTSDFGFDQRLQRVSGTLRAMGYQITILSRNKSKKKQSTPSPNKDQKQSITNILIRTWFSSSFLFYAEYNLRLFWKLLSISPNWVYAVDADTLLASSTFKKIKGGKLIFDAHEFFEESPEIIGKNLIQKTWSHIIKWGTSNADLCLTVAPILAEVLSQKYKVKFHSIRNLPIKKNFPESFTNRQKVIWYQGVLNIGRGLELTIQALRLLPEYQLWIAGDGDISDQLHELVLKLNLSERVKFFGKLSPEELSKINSKAYLGINLLEGKSLNYYYSLANKTFDYIQAGLPALHMNYPEYKNLTAEFAVGILLLDCTPEEISAAVRSLEQDDHYSVMFLACKQASNVLIWENESPKLVRLIQTLEQKV; this is encoded by the coding sequence ATGTCGCTAAACAAAGCACATTTAAAATTGAAACCTATTTCAATTTGTATTACCACCACTTCAGATTTTGGTTTTGACCAGCGACTGCAAAGAGTTTCCGGTACTCTGCGTGCAATGGGTTACCAAATAACCATTCTTAGCCGAAACAAATCGAAGAAAAAACAATCCACACCATCACCAAACAAGGATCAAAAACAATCTATCACTAATATTTTAATAAGGACTTGGTTCTCCTCTTCTTTCCTGTTCTATGCGGAATACAATCTGCGTTTGTTCTGGAAGTTACTTTCCATATCCCCAAATTGGGTTTATGCAGTCGATGCAGATACCCTGTTGGCTTCCTCTACTTTTAAAAAAATAAAAGGAGGTAAACTCATTTTTGATGCACATGAATTCTTTGAAGAAAGCCCTGAGATAATCGGTAAAAATTTGATACAAAAAACCTGGTCTCACATTATAAAATGGGGCACATCCAATGCCGATTTATGCCTTACAGTAGCACCAATCCTGGCAGAAGTTCTAAGCCAAAAATACAAAGTCAAATTTCATTCCATTCGCAATCTTCCAATAAAAAAGAACTTCCCGGAATCTTTTACCAATAGACAAAAAGTTATTTGGTATCAAGGGGTCCTGAATATAGGCAGAGGTCTTGAACTGACCATTCAGGCTTTACGTTTATTGCCTGAATACCAATTATGGATTGCTGGTGACGGGGATATTTCAGATCAATTACATGAACTCGTATTGAAACTAAATTTATCTGAGCGGGTCAAATTCTTTGGCAAACTATCTCCGGAAGAATTAAGCAAAATTAATTCCAAAGCCTACCTAGGAATCAATTTACTGGAAGGGAAAAGTTTGAATTATTACTATTCCCTGGCAAACAAAACCTTTGATTACATCCAGGCAGGTTTACCTGCACTTCATATGAATTATCCGGAATATAAAAACCTGACTGCTGAATTTGCAGTAGGTATTCTTTTATTGGACTGTACCCCGGAAGAAATTTCTGCTGCGGTTCGATCATTGGAGCAAGACGATCACTATAGTGTTATGTTTCTGGCCTGTAAACAAGCTTCGAATGTTTTAATTTGGGAAAATGAATCCCCAAAGCTGGTTAGACTGATTCAAACTCTGGAGCAGAAAGTCTAA